The Thermobispora bispora DSM 43833 genome window below encodes:
- a CDS encoding SURF1 family protein, with the protein MLRTLFAPRLILLHLLVIGVLVAFMFLGQWQLGVFQASGAKPADDPAPVPVTQLSQVGRYITKEQVNRQVTATGEYVAGDQLLVADRVADVTAPGGRAAKGKGYWLLTPLRLEDGTLVPVVRGWVPTPTDPAVAVPGGTVTVTGRLRASEETGDVVPSGPLPEGQVALVSTAELINLWTDAPLRSGFIVAASQDPPLAAKPVAAPRPMEDVGFSWRNLAYAVQWWIFAGFAVFMWYHFVREAVRSDQRRRQAAVGREPAATEPTG; encoded by the coding sequence ATGCTCCGGACCCTCTTCGCTCCCCGGCTCATCCTGCTCCACCTGCTGGTGATCGGGGTGCTGGTGGCGTTCATGTTCCTCGGGCAGTGGCAGCTCGGCGTGTTCCAGGCGTCGGGCGCCAAGCCGGCCGACGACCCCGCGCCCGTGCCGGTCACCCAGCTCAGCCAGGTCGGCCGGTACATCACCAAGGAGCAGGTGAACCGCCAGGTCACGGCGACGGGGGAGTACGTGGCCGGCGACCAGCTCCTCGTCGCCGACCGCGTCGCCGACGTCACCGCGCCGGGCGGCCGGGCGGCGAAGGGGAAGGGGTACTGGCTGCTCACCCCGCTCCGGCTCGAGGACGGCACGCTCGTCCCCGTCGTGCGCGGCTGGGTGCCCACCCCCACCGACCCCGCGGTGGCGGTCCCCGGCGGGACGGTCACCGTGACCGGGCGGCTGCGCGCCTCGGAGGAGACCGGCGACGTGGTCCCGTCCGGCCCGCTTCCCGAAGGCCAGGTGGCCCTCGTGTCCACCGCCGAGCTGATCAACCTGTGGACGGACGCCCCGCTGCGCAGCGGCTTCATCGTCGCGGCCTCCCAGGACCCGCCGCTGGCGGCCAAGCCCGTCGCCGCCCCCCGCCCGATGGAGGATGTGGGGTTCTCCTGGCGGAATCTCGCCTACGCCGTGCAATGGTGGATCTTCGCGGGCTTCGCCGTCTTCATGTGGTACCACTTCGTCCGCGAGGCCGTCCGTTCCGATCAGCGGAGACGGCAGGCCGCCGTGGGCCGGGAGCCCGCGGCGACCGAGCCGACCGGCTGA
- a CDS encoding DUF3817 domain-containing protein, whose protein sequence is MDSALKFYRVMAYLTGVMLLILCAGMVVKYGFGNGIVVSIVGPIHGFLYMVYLAAAFNLGVLKARWPMGYLLFVLLAGTIPFVSFIAERNVTQRMRQGLAGTEAA, encoded by the coding sequence GTGGACTCCGCGCTCAAGTTCTACCGGGTGATGGCGTATCTGACCGGCGTGATGCTCCTCATCCTCTGCGCCGGCATGGTCGTCAAGTACGGGTTCGGCAACGGCATCGTGGTATCGATCGTCGGCCCGATCCACGGGTTCCTCTACATGGTGTACCTCGCGGCCGCGTTCAACCTCGGCGTGCTCAAGGCCCGCTGGCCGATGGGGTACCTGCTCTTCGTGCTGCTCGCCGGCACGATCCCGTTCGTCTCCTTCATCGCGGAGCGGAACGTCACCCAGCGCATGCGCCAAGGGCTCGCCGGGACCGAGGCGGCCTGA
- a CDS encoding hemerythrin domain-containing protein, with amino-acid sequence MNWDDAGWADERADPLSRPGTMPETDIIDLLMRQHTRIRELVDEVERYRGAERRNALARLTKEISIHEAAEREIVHAYARHRLAGGASIVAERLKEEDEAVRLLHGLGGLDPGSPEFAAGFERFRTALFAHFAAEERYEFSLLRAAMSEEDRRTMAVSVQAAETMAALAAEPAPGTPPAEGLGAAGDRRGFPTV; translated from the coding sequence ATGAACTGGGACGACGCGGGCTGGGCGGACGAGCGGGCCGATCCGCTGTCACGGCCGGGCACGATGCCGGAGACCGACATCATCGACCTCCTCATGCGGCAGCACACCCGGATCCGGGAGCTGGTGGACGAGGTCGAGCGGTACCGCGGGGCGGAGCGGAGGAACGCGCTCGCCCGGCTGACGAAGGAGATCTCCATACACGAGGCGGCGGAGCGGGAGATCGTGCACGCGTACGCGCGGCACCGGCTCGCCGGCGGCGCGTCGATCGTCGCGGAACGCCTGAAAGAAGAGGACGAGGCGGTGCGGCTGCTCCACGGGCTCGGCGGGCTGGACCCGGGGTCTCCGGAGTTCGCCGCGGGGTTCGAGCGGTTCCGGACGGCCCTGTTCGCCCACTTCGCGGCGGAGGAACGGTACGAGTTCTCCCTGTTGCGGGCCGCGATGAGCGAGGAGGACCGGCGGACGATGGCGGTGAGCGTCCAGGCGGCCGAGACCATGGCCGCCCTCGCCGCCGAGCCCGCGCCGGGGACGCCGCCCGCGGAAGGGCTCGGGGCGGCAGGGGATCGGAGAGGCTTCCCCACGGTTTGA
- a CDS encoding phosphoribosyltransferase family protein has translation MFLDRRDAGRRLAERMRQVIRPENALVLGLPRGGVPVAFEVAKALNVPLDVIVVRKLGVPFQPELGFGAVGEGGLVVINEDVVRMANLTPREMAAVEERERAEVERRARRFRGERAPEGLTGRTVIVVDDGVATGGTARAACQVARARGAERVIFAAPVGAPESIQSLRRDADEVVCLETPAQLHAIGAWYADFTQTTDEQVVELLREAASFGRPGERAGAGDPSYAEDVWVDAGRVRLPGRLVVPENAKGAVVFVHGSGSSRHSPRNRYVADVLNRAGLATLLFDLLTPEEEFDRGNVFDIGLLADRLVHVTGWLRQSRAAGLPVGYFGASTGAAAALWAAAEAPNEVVAVVSRGGRPDLAGPRLPAVQAPTLLIVGSRDEAVLELNREAMRHLRCEKTLEIVPGATHLFQEPGALETVAAVARDWFLDHFTRLPV, from the coding sequence ATGTTTCTAGATCGCCGTGACGCCGGGAGACGTCTCGCCGAGCGCATGCGCCAGGTGATCCGCCCGGAGAACGCGCTGGTGCTCGGGCTGCCCAGGGGCGGGGTGCCGGTGGCGTTCGAGGTGGCCAAGGCCCTGAACGTCCCCCTCGATGTGATCGTGGTGCGCAAGCTCGGCGTGCCGTTCCAGCCGGAGCTGGGCTTCGGCGCCGTCGGGGAGGGCGGGCTGGTCGTCATCAACGAGGACGTGGTCCGGATGGCGAACCTCACCCCGCGGGAGATGGCCGCGGTCGAGGAGCGCGAGCGCGCCGAGGTTGAGCGCCGGGCCCGGCGGTTCCGCGGGGAGCGCGCCCCGGAGGGGCTGACCGGCCGCACCGTGATCGTGGTCGACGACGGGGTCGCGACCGGGGGGACAGCGCGCGCGGCGTGCCAGGTCGCGCGGGCGCGCGGCGCCGAGCGCGTGATCTTCGCCGCGCCGGTCGGCGCCCCCGAGTCGATCCAGAGCCTGCGCCGGGACGCCGACGAGGTGGTCTGCCTGGAGACCCCGGCGCAGCTGCACGCGATCGGCGCCTGGTACGCCGACTTCACCCAGACCACGGACGAGCAGGTCGTGGAGCTGCTCCGGGAGGCCGCCTCCTTCGGCCGCCCGGGCGAGCGGGCCGGTGCGGGCGACCCGTCGTACGCCGAGGACGTGTGGGTGGACGCCGGGCGGGTCCGGCTGCCCGGCCGGCTCGTCGTCCCGGAGAACGCGAAGGGCGCCGTGGTGTTCGTGCACGGCAGCGGCAGCAGCCGGCACAGCCCGCGGAACCGGTACGTCGCCGATGTGCTCAACCGCGCCGGTCTCGCGACGCTCCTGTTCGACCTGCTCACCCCGGAGGAGGAGTTCGACCGGGGGAACGTGTTCGACATCGGGCTGCTGGCCGACCGGCTCGTCCACGTGACCGGGTGGCTGCGGCAGAGCCGGGCGGCCGGGCTCCCGGTCGGATACTTCGGCGCGAGCACCGGGGCGGCGGCCGCGCTGTGGGCCGCGGCCGAGGCGCCGAACGAGGTCGTCGCCGTGGTCTCCCGCGGCGGGCGGCCCGACCTCGCCGGGCCACGCCTCCCGGCCGTGCAGGCGCCGACCCTGCTCATCGTGGGCAGCCGCGACGAGGCGGTGCTCGAGCTCAACCGGGAGGCCATGCGGCACCTGCGCTGTGAGAAGACGCTCGAGATCGTCCCCGGTGCGACCCACCTGTTCCAGGAGCCGGGGGCGCTCGAGACCGTCGCCGCGGTCGCGCGCGACTGGTTCCTCGATCACTTCACCCGCCTCCCCGTCTGA
- a CDS encoding ribose-phosphate diphosphokinase produces the protein MQVRIVAGTANRALAAAVAASLEKVPVVPEVERFPDGELRPAVTGLRGADVYVIQPTGPPVGDNLMELLLLCDACRRSGAARITALVPYFGYARQDRRTRPGEPVGVRVVADALVSAGAERIVVVDPHTVEFEAVCGVPVETLTAIPLLADALRPAPDSVVVAPDLGAVPIAERYAKLLSRPVAVVRKTRLSGASVLAGEVVGDVAGRPVIVVDDMISTGGTIEAAVEAVVAQGAAREIVVTATHGLFTGEAVDRLARLGLRQLVVTDTLAQRDTPRLPLEVCSVAPLLAEAVRRLHRDEHRDDLLIRA, from the coding sequence ATGCAGGTGCGGATCGTGGCCGGCACGGCGAACCGGGCGCTCGCCGCCGCCGTGGCCGCCTCCTTGGAGAAGGTGCCGGTGGTCCCGGAGGTGGAGCGGTTCCCGGACGGCGAGCTGCGGCCGGCCGTGACCGGGCTGCGCGGCGCGGACGTGTACGTGATCCAGCCCACCGGTCCACCGGTCGGCGACAACCTGATGGAGCTCCTGCTGCTCTGCGACGCCTGCCGCCGCAGCGGCGCCGCGCGGATCACCGCGCTCGTGCCGTACTTCGGGTACGCGCGGCAGGACCGGCGCACGCGGCCCGGTGAGCCGGTCGGGGTCAGGGTCGTGGCGGACGCGCTCGTGTCGGCGGGCGCGGAGCGCATCGTCGTGGTCGATCCGCACACGGTCGAGTTCGAGGCGGTGTGCGGGGTCCCGGTGGAGACGCTCACCGCGATCCCGCTGCTCGCCGACGCGCTGCGGCCGGCACCGGACTCGGTGGTGGTCGCGCCCGACCTCGGCGCGGTGCCGATCGCGGAGCGGTACGCCAAGCTCCTCTCCCGGCCGGTCGCCGTGGTGCGCAAGACCCGGCTGAGCGGGGCGAGCGTGCTCGCCGGTGAGGTCGTGGGGGACGTGGCCGGCCGCCCGGTGATCGTCGTCGATGACATGATCAGCACCGGGGGGACGATCGAGGCCGCGGTGGAGGCGGTGGTCGCCCAGGGCGCGGCCCGGGAGATCGTCGTCACCGCCACCCACGGCCTGTTCACCGGCGAGGCGGTGGACCGGCTCGCCCGCCTGGGGCTCCGGCAGCTCGTCGTCACCGACACCCTCGCGCAGCGGGACACGCCGCGGCTCCCGCTCGAGGTCTGTTCGGTGGCCCCGTTGCTCGCCGAGGCCGTGCGCCGCCTGCACCGGGACGAGCACCGCGACGACCTGCTGATCCGCGCCTGA
- a CDS encoding archease, whose amino-acid sequence MTDPRSPETIGGPAARRGHRTLPHTADMRVAAWAPTRAECIAEAVLGVAESFTDLGGDPPCRGAETLHLEPGPPEDQLLAALDEVIFQLDTTARVPFRAEAREEENGISLRLWHTELGAVTQTGASPKGIALENLRFEQGPDGTWTCEVTVDV is encoded by the coding sequence ATGACCGATCCGCGGTCCCCTGAGACGATCGGCGGCCCGGCCGCCCGGCGCGGGCACCGCACCCTCCCGCACACCGCGGACATGCGCGTGGCCGCGTGGGCGCCGACCCGGGCCGAGTGCATCGCCGAGGCCGTTCTCGGCGTGGCGGAGAGCTTCACCGATCTCGGCGGCGACCCCCCGTGCCGGGGTGCCGAGACGCTCCACCTCGAGCCGGGGCCTCCCGAGGACCAGCTCCTCGCCGCGCTCGACGAGGTGATCTTCCAGCTCGACACGACCGCCCGGGTCCCCTTCCGCGCGGAGGCCCGGGAGGAGGAGAACGGGATCTCCCTGCGGCTCTGGCACACCGAGCTCGGCGCGGTCACGCAGACCGGGGCGTCCCCCAAGGGGATCGCCCTCGAGAACCTCCGCTTCGAGCAAGGGCCGGATGGCACCTGGACCTGCGAGGTCACCGTCGACGTGTGA
- a CDS encoding RtcB family protein, whose protein sequence is MELVQEAPFRFRIERRPPMRVPGVVFASRDLIAEDQALQQVVNVATLPGIVEASYGMPDLHWGYGFPIGGVAATDVRAGGVVSPGGVGFDISCGVRLLAADLQREELAPRLTRLMDILDATIPRGAGPGGVWKLSGRAQLDELLRKGARYAVEQGHGVARDLERCEDQGAVADADPDQVGDRAIKRGLGQVGSLGSGNHFLEVQAVEQVYDEKVAAAFGLRLGQVCVMIHCGSRGLGHQICTDHVRVMDKAMRRYGISVPDRQLACAPVESPEGRAYLGAMAAAANYSRANRQLLAEATRRAFQKVTGARLDLVYDVSHNLAKLERHDGRLLCVHRKGATRALPPHHPDLPPDLAPFGQPVLIPGTMGTASYVLAGVPDGKAFHSTCHGAGRTQSRHQAARMVSGRELRDRLEAQGIAVRGSSLRGLSEEAPTAYKDIDAVIAASTGAGLCRAVARLVPLGVVKG, encoded by the coding sequence ATGGAACTCGTTCAGGAGGCACCGTTCCGGTTCCGGATCGAACGGCGCCCGCCGATGCGGGTCCCCGGCGTCGTGTTCGCCTCCCGTGACCTCATCGCCGAGGACCAGGCCCTGCAGCAGGTCGTCAACGTCGCCACCCTCCCGGGGATCGTCGAGGCGTCGTACGGCATGCCCGACCTGCACTGGGGGTACGGCTTCCCGATCGGCGGGGTGGCCGCCACGGACGTCCGCGCCGGCGGGGTGGTCTCCCCCGGCGGGGTGGGGTTCGACATCTCGTGCGGGGTCCGGCTGCTCGCCGCCGACCTGCAGCGCGAGGAGCTCGCCCCCCGGCTGACCCGGCTGATGGACATCCTGGACGCCACCATCCCGCGCGGGGCCGGCCCCGGCGGCGTGTGGAAGCTGTCCGGCCGCGCCCAGCTCGATGAGCTGCTCCGCAAGGGCGCCCGCTACGCCGTCGAGCAGGGGCACGGCGTCGCCCGCGACCTGGAGCGCTGCGAGGACCAGGGGGCGGTGGCCGACGCCGACCCGGACCAGGTGGGCGACCGCGCGATCAAGCGCGGTCTCGGCCAGGTCGGCAGCCTCGGCTCGGGCAACCACTTCCTCGAGGTGCAGGCGGTCGAGCAGGTCTACGACGAGAAGGTGGCCGCCGCCTTCGGCCTGCGGCTCGGCCAGGTGTGCGTGATGATCCACTGCGGGTCCCGCGGCCTGGGACACCAGATCTGCACGGACCACGTCCGCGTGATGGACAAGGCGATGCGCCGGTACGGCATCAGCGTCCCCGACCGGCAGCTCGCCTGCGCCCCGGTGGAGTCGCCGGAGGGCCGCGCCTACCTCGGCGCCATGGCCGCGGCCGCGAACTACAGCCGGGCGAACCGGCAGCTCCTCGCCGAGGCCACCCGGCGGGCGTTCCAGAAGGTCACCGGCGCGCGCCTGGACCTGGTCTACGACGTCTCCCACAACCTGGCCAAGCTGGAGCGGCACGACGGCAGGCTGCTGTGCGTGCACCGGAAGGGCGCCACCCGGGCGCTCCCGCCGCACCACCCCGACCTGCCGCCGGACCTCGCCCCGTTCGGCCAGCCCGTGCTCATCCCCGGCACCATGGGGACCGCCTCGTACGTGCTCGCCGGCGTGCCCGACGGCAAGGCCTTCCACTCCACCTGTCACGGGGCGGGCCGCACCCAGAGCCGGCATCAGGCGGCCCGCATGGTCTCCGGCCGGGAGCTGCGCGACCGGCTGGAGGCGCAGGGCATCGCGGTCCGCGGCTCGTCGCTGCGCGGGCTGAGCGAGGAGGCCCCGACCGCGTACAAGGACATCGACGCGGTGATCGCGGCGAGCACGGGCGCCGGGCTGTGCCGGGCCGTGGCCCGGCTCGTCCCGCTCGGCGTGGTGAAGGGGTGA
- a CDS encoding CapA family protein — protein sequence METVTLALCGDVMLGRGVDQILPCPGDPELWEPWVRDARDYVELAEAVNGPVPRPAGPAWPWGDALGFLAEAGVRVVNLETSITRDGRPAPGKSVHYRMNPGNLPALTVARPDVCALANNHVLDFGPDGLRDTLGALAGAGVRYAGAGRDAEEARRPAIVPAGDGTRVVVLSVGMSSSGIPPSWAAGPGRPGVGLVPEPSGAVAAEIIERVRRAVRPGDLVVVSIHWGSNWGYDVPPEWAGFARALIDGGVDIVHGHSSHHPRPIEIHRDRLILYGCGDLVNDYEGIGGHEEYRDDLRLLYLASIDRGSGALAGLRLVPLRARRLRLELASPGDAEWLRALLGRICPGLRFRHAPDGTLAASRA from the coding sequence ATGGAGACCGTGACGCTCGCGCTCTGCGGCGACGTCATGCTCGGCCGTGGCGTCGACCAGATCCTGCCCTGCCCGGGAGACCCGGAGCTGTGGGAGCCGTGGGTCCGGGACGCCCGGGACTACGTCGAGCTCGCCGAGGCGGTGAACGGCCCGGTCCCCCGTCCGGCCGGCCCCGCATGGCCGTGGGGGGACGCCCTGGGCTTCCTCGCCGAGGCCGGCGTCCGGGTGGTGAACCTGGAGACGAGCATCACCCGGGACGGACGCCCGGCCCCGGGCAAGAGCGTCCACTACCGGATGAACCCCGGCAACCTTCCCGCGCTCACCGTGGCGCGGCCCGACGTCTGCGCGCTCGCCAACAACCATGTGCTCGACTTCGGGCCGGACGGCCTCCGCGACACGCTCGGCGCCCTCGCCGGTGCGGGGGTGCGGTACGCGGGCGCGGGGCGGGACGCGGAGGAGGCACGGCGACCGGCGATCGTCCCGGCCGGTGACGGGACCCGCGTGGTGGTGCTCTCCGTCGGAATGTCCTCCAGCGGCATCCCCCCGTCCTGGGCGGCGGGCCCGGGCCGCCCCGGGGTCGGCCTGGTGCCGGAGCCGTCCGGGGCCGTGGCCGCGGAGATCATCGAGCGGGTGCGGCGGGCCGTGCGGCCGGGTGACCTCGTGGTCGTCTCGATCCACTGGGGCTCCAACTGGGGGTATGACGTGCCGCCGGAGTGGGCCGGGTTCGCCCGCGCGCTCATCGACGGCGGCGTGGACATCGTGCACGGCCACTCCTCGCACCACCCGCGGCCGATCGAGATCCACCGCGACCGGCTGATCCTGTACGGGTGCGGCGACCTCGTCAACGACTACGAGGGCATCGGCGGCCACGAGGAGTACCGGGACGACCTGCGGCTGCTCTACCTCGCCTCGATCGACCGGGGCTCCGGCGCGCTCGCCGGGCTCCGGCTCGTCCCGCTGCGGGCCCGGCGGCTGCGGCTGGAACTCGCCTCACCCGGCGACGCGGAGTGGCTGCGCGCGCTCCTCGGCCGCATCTGCCCGGGCCTGCGGTTCCGCCACGCCCCCGATGGCACCCTCGCCGCGTCCCGGGCGTGA
- a CDS encoding ribosome hibernation promotion factor, with protein MSRRHHTPVALDAEDVQVVTRGEVPRAAVDEAKEAIAAVTLAAHEPVLYARVKLSKLPDPAVDRPYVAQANVDVNGRLLRAQAVAESMHEAIDELQDRLRVRLRRTSRDWESLRGRVPRDVDEEWRRSSPPRKPLPYFPRPAEERQIVRRKTYELAVATPDEAAFDMEQLDYDFHLFTEADTGEDSVIYRADGGYRLAQVHPRPDRLGPVAIPLTVDPDPAPVLTVRQAIDRLELSGEPFVFFADAETGRGCLLYHRYDGHYGLITPSA; from the coding sequence GTGAGCCGTCGCCACCACACCCCCGTCGCGCTCGATGCCGAAGACGTGCAGGTGGTCACGCGCGGAGAGGTGCCCCGGGCAGCCGTGGACGAGGCCAAGGAGGCGATCGCCGCGGTCACCCTCGCCGCACATGAGCCGGTGCTGTACGCGCGGGTGAAGCTGAGCAAGCTGCCCGACCCCGCGGTGGATCGCCCGTACGTGGCCCAGGCCAACGTCGACGTGAACGGGCGGCTGCTCCGGGCCCAGGCGGTGGCCGAGTCCATGCACGAGGCGATCGACGAGCTCCAGGACCGGCTCCGGGTCCGGCTCCGCCGTACCTCCCGGGACTGGGAGTCGCTGCGCGGCCGCGTGCCGAGGGACGTGGACGAGGAGTGGCGGCGGTCCAGCCCGCCCCGCAAGCCCTTGCCGTACTTCCCCCGCCCGGCCGAGGAACGGCAGATCGTCCGGCGCAAGACCTACGAGCTCGCCGTCGCCACCCCGGACGAGGCCGCCTTCGACATGGAGCAGCTCGACTACGACTTCCACCTCTTCACCGAGGCGGACACCGGTGAGGACAGCGTGATCTACCGCGCCGACGGCGGTTACCGGCTCGCCCAGGTCCACCCACGGCCGGACCGGCTCGGGCCGGTGGCGATCCCGCTCACGGTCGACCCCGACCCGGCGCCGGTGCTCACCGTACGGCAGGCGATCGACCGGCTCGAGCTGAGCGGGGAGCCGTTCGTGTTCTTCGCCGACGCCGAGACCGGCCGGGGATGCCTCCTCTACCACCGGTACGACGGCCACTACGGGCTGATCACGCCGAGCGCGTGA